A portion of the Gossypium arboreum isolate Shixiya-1 chromosome 8, ASM2569848v2, whole genome shotgun sequence genome contains these proteins:
- the LOC108454393 gene encoding autophagy-related protein 3 translates to MVLSQRIHEAFKGTVERITGPRTVSAFKEKGVLSVSEFILAGDNLVSKCPTWSWESGEPSKRKSYLPTEKQYLITRNVPCLRRAASVEEEYEAAGGEFLLDNEDNDGWLATHGKPKDKSDVEENLPSMETLEIRQNAVRSIPSYFGVAEDEEDIPDMADYEEADNLVETDAATLQPTYLVAQEPDNDNILRTRTYDVSITYDKYYQTPRVWLTGYDESRMLLQPELVLEDVSQDHAHKTVTIEDHPHLPGKHASVHPCRHGAVMKKIIDVLMSRGVEPEVDKYLFLFLKFVASVIPTIEYDYTMDFDLGSTST, encoded by the exons ATGGTACTTTCTCAGAGAATTCATGAGGCATTCAAAGGAACTGTGGAAAGAATAACAGGGCCTCGAACCGTCTCTGCTTTTAAAGAGAAAGGAGTTTTAAGCGTCTCCGAGTTCATCCTGGCCGGTGATAATCTCGTATCCAAATGCCCTACCTGGTCTTG GGAATCTGGAGAGCCAAGCAAGAGGAAGTCCTATTTACCGACCGAAAAGCAATACTTGATTACTAGAAATG TGCCCTGCCTAAGGAGGGCTGCGTCAGTGGAAGAAGAATATGAAGCTGCAGGAGGAGAGTTTCTTCTTGATAATGAAGACAATGATGGTTGGTTGGCAACTCATGGTAAACCCAAAG ATAAAAGTGATGTGGAGGAAAACCTGCCTTCAATGGAGACTCTAGAAATAAGGCAGAATGCTGTAAGATCAATACCTTCTTATTTTGGGGTTGCTGAAGACGAAGAAGATATACCCGACATGGCTGATTATGAAGAAGCTGACAATCTTGTTGAGACTGATGCG GCTACTTTACAACCGACATATCTTGTTGCTCAAGAGCCTGATAATGACAATATTTTACGGACCCGAACCTATGATGTCAGCATCAC GTATGATAAATACTATCAGACTCCTCGTGTGTGGCTTACTGGGTATGATGAG TCAAGGATGCTCTTACAACCAGAGCTTGTTCTGGAGGATGTTAGTCAGGATCATGCACACAAAACG GTTACTATTGAGGACCATCCTCACTTACCTGGGAAGCATGCATCCGTACATCCATGCAGACATGGGGCTGTCATGAAAAAGATCATTGATGTGCTTATGTCACGTGGAGTAGAACCTGAAGTTGATAA GTATCTTTTCTTGTTCTTGAAATTTGTAGCCTCTGTAATTCCGACAATTGAGTATGACTACACCATGGACTTTGATCTTGGCAGCACGAGCACTTAA